CTGCGTGGGCGAGGCGTTGGACGACGCGAGGACGGGTGAGACGATGAGGCTCCAGATCAGCGCGCCGGAGGCTCCGGCGATGACGACGGCGTCGTAGGTGGCGACGGCATCAGAGCCACGGCTGCGGACCACCCGGAGGATGCCTATGACCAGCAGGACCGACGAGGCGACGTAGACCACTTCCAGCGGAGAGCCGAACGGATCGGCAACACCGGTCCTGGTCATGGCGAACCAGACCACGTCTGCAGCCAGGGCCAGGCTCAGGGCGTGGCCGATGAGTCGGATGCCGCGTCTGCCTGGTCGGTCGAGCGCACGCATCCGCGCTGCCCAGTAGATGCTGCCGGCCGCCACGCCGAGCACGATCAGGTTCGCTTCGTCGAGCACTCCGGCGACAGCTGGAACCGTCAGTGCCACCACCGAGAAGGCTGAACAGAGGGCAAGCCAGATCAACCACAGCGCCGCTGCAGGCTCGGACTCAGACGTGCTCACAACTGCCATATCGGCAGGTCAGAGCCGCCAATTAACCCCCCATATCGCGTCAGCCCGTCTCGGCCAGCTGCGTCAACTCAGCCATCTCATCGTGGAAGTCCTGCATCATCCCCCAGATGTCATCAACCATCTCTCGGTCGGCGACGATGCCGAACTGCATCTCGTCGCGGTAGCTGAAGACGGTGACGTTCAAGCCCAAGCCGTCGTAGATCGCACTGACCGGATAGATGCCCTGCATCTGAGCGCCGGCCAGGTAGAGCGGAACCGGTGGTCCGGGCACGTTCGAGACCACGACATTGAATGGGGTCGAGACCCGGTCGGCCCAGCGCAGCCGAGCGACCGTCCGAGCCGCCGTGGCGGCCAGGGCAGGTGTGGCGAACTGCGTGAAGTCACGCAGGACCGTAGCCGGAACGGCATTGCCGGTCTTGGCGATGTCCATCGAGGTGGCGGCGTTAGCCAGACGCTCCTGCGCGCTGTCGAGGTGGGTCGGCAGCGTGGCGATCATCGCATTCACCGCATTGCCGCCCGCGCCCTTCTGGTCGTCCGTCCGCACGGAGATCGGCACCATGGCCTGCAGCGGCTGCTCACCCAGGTCACCGGTTCGAGCCAGGTAGCGTCGCAGCGCCCCGCCAGTCAGGGCCATGACGACATCGTTCAACTTGCAGCCGTAGGCGTCCTTGATCCGCTTCAGATCCTTGAGCGGCATGGCGCCGTATGCGAAGCGACGATGTGGCGAGATCTCGCCGTTGAACGGCGACGGTGGTGCCTGCAGACGAGGCTTGCCGAGCAGACCCTCACCCAGGCGACTCTTCAGCGCGGGCGGGGCAGCCCGCTCGGCCATGCGACCGAGCAGCGGGAGGGCACCAGCTGACCGAGCCGCCATCCGTCCCAGGCGCAGGGGCTGCTTGACCAGGCCCTTGGCTGACCGGACCAGCATCTGCGCCTCGCTCGGCTCGGGCTCGGCGTCCATCGGCTCCTTGTGGCCAGGGACGGGAGCCTTGGGCTCCAGGTCGAGGAGGACACCGAGGATGTCCGCGCCGCTCACCCCGTCGATGGCGGCGTGGTGGTTCTTGGAGTAGATGACGACGGTGTCGTCGGCCATCCCCTCGATCACATAGGTCTCCCACAGTGGACGTGCGCGGTCGAGCGGTCGGGCGTGGATGCGCGAGATGATCTCGGACAACGTGTGCGGATCGCCGGGCGGGGGGACGGCGATGCGGCGGACGTGGTACTCGAGGTCGAAGTTGGGGTCATCGATCCAGTAGGGGTGGTCCAGTCCGAAGGGTGTCTCGACCAGCCGCCAGCGGAAGGGCGGCAGCTTGTGCAGCCGGTTCCGGTAGGTGTCGAGCACCTGCTCGTAGCCGAAGCCCCCGGGGGCCGTCGAGGGGTCGACCACGATGATCGAGGCGACGTGCAGCGGCGTATTGGGCTGCTCGAGGTTGAGGAACAGGGCATCGAGTCCGGACAGTTGACGCATGGCTGTGGCCTTCGGCTGTGGGCGTTGCAGCGTAGAACAGATTCACGGACGACTGTGGGCTGGTGGCTGTGGCCGGTCACCCTGCTGCCAGACCGAGCCGTAGACGGCAAAGGCGCCCGCCAGTTCCGGTCCGGTCGACGTGGCGGTCGCGAGGGACACATCAGCTGGCGCCCCGGCGGCGAGGTGGTGGTGATAGGTGGTCATGGCCTCGGCAGCCACATCGTCGGGGATGCGGCACACCGCGGCGACCACGGTCGTTGTCCCCAGCGCAAGAAGTCCCGCGGTCAGGCCGAGCACCTCCTCCCCTGGCCGGGTCGTCGAGGCGCCGACGTCGCAGGCTGAGAGGACCACATGGCTGGCGGTGACACCCCGGGCTTCCAGGTCGTGGACGTAGACGGACCCGTCGTGCAGCCGAAGCCGGGCGAACATCGGGTTCTGCCGTTCGTGGGTGCCGTGCGCGGCCAAGTGCACCAGGTCGGCATCGTTCAGCGCGCGGGTGACGGCGTCGGTGGTCGCGCGGTCGCCGGTCAGTGTGCGCTCGGCGTTGCCCCAGGCGGCCGCCACCGCCTCTGCTTCACCAGCGGCGTGGGCCAGGCCGGGGCCCGCCACGCTGACGACCCGGGGGGTCGTTCGACCCCCCGCTCCTGTCGGGCTCGTGCGGGCGCCACGGGTCCACTGGGTCGCAGACTGCGCGACGGTGATCGGGGCGCCCTGCAGGCTGGGGAGCATGGCCCAGGGGAGCGCGCGGGTGCTGGCCGAGGTCACCAGGACCAGCCGTTCGGTACCCATCTTGAGCGGGCGGATCAGCCGTCGGTCGAGTTCGTCGAGGCCGGCCCGCAGGGAGCCCTGCACCGCTGCGGTCATGACCCCCAACTCACGGCCGGCCACCATGGCCAGGTCAGCCCGAACTCGCCTGGCCAGGCGGCTGATCTGTTCTGCGGTGCCCGCGCTCGTCAGCCCGACCCCGTCTGCACTGAGCGTCAGTGCGAGGACCTCCCCGCGATGGTCGATCAGTTGGATCAGTCCGGCGCCGCCTGCGCGGAGTGCCTCGTGGGTCTGATCGAGTCCCACCGGCTGGTGCTGATCGCCCGGTGTTGCGAGGGTGATCCCTCGCGCGATCTGCTGCACCTCGTGCCGGGCGTCTGCCAGGTCGTCGGTCCCTGCCCGGCCGTCGCGGACGGCGGCCTCGAGCCCACGGAGTCGGGCCAGCGCCTCAGCCAGCTCCGGGTCGTTCGCCGGCCGCACACCCGGGACCCGGAGGGAGGCGGCGCGCCAACGCTCGGCGGCGTCGAAGACAGCGGCCGGACTGGCCTGGCGGGCCAACGTGAGGTCGAGGTCAGCCAGGCGCGTCGCGTGCAACGACACGGCGGTCCGCAGGTCCAGGCTGCCGCCCAGGATCTGATCGCCGGCCAGGTCGTCTGCTGCGGCTCGGAGGGCCTGGAGTGCTCGGTCCAGGTCGCCGCCCGCGTGGGCTACCGACGCGGTCACGTAGGCCCGATCCAGACGGGCGCCGAGCGGTGAGATCCCAGCGGCGGTCGGACGGGCCGTGGCCTCCGCCAAATGGCGGGCGGCCCGTTCTTCGAGTGCGTCTCGGGTCGTTGTGGTGACCTCCGTGGTGCCGCCATCAGTCCCCGTGCCGATCAGGAGCCGAGCGGCCAGGAGGTGGGCATCACGGAACAGACCCGGGTCGAGTTCCGCGGCCTCGGAGCCCGCCAACTGCTCGGCTGACCGTGCCAACGCGATCCGATGCGCCGTGGCAGCCGGCTCCACCCCTTCCGCGAGGATCTGCCACAGCAGCAGTTCGCAGCGGCCCGCCCAGACGGTCGTTCCGCGGTCCGCGAGCCGTGATTGGGCGGAGCGAGCCAACTCGGCCGCGTCACCAAGCCGACCCAGCAGCAGATTCGCCCGTGCGGCCTCCATCTCGAGTTCGGCGCTGACCTGGTGCTGCCCGTCCTCCAGGCTGACGGCCAGTCCCGCAGCCAGGACCGCGCGGGCCTCGTCGAGCAGTCCTGCCGCGAGGAGGGCGCGGCCGTGGTCCAGGCGGGGGACACTGCGCGAGACATCCACATCCATCGCGTCCGCGCTCCGCATGAGGGTCAGCGCCGTAGGAACGTCGCCCGTGACGAAGGCCACGTAGCCGCGGTTGTGGCGGGCCATGAACCGAGGTGCTGGCAGGTCGTTCGACTCGGCGATCCGCTCGGCGAGCTCGAAGTCCCGCGCTGCTTCGTCGTACTCCGCCAGGAAGGTCGCCAGCGATCCTCTGGTCAGCAGCAGCTCACAGCGGTCGCGCGGCTGCAGCGCACCGAGGTGTGGACTGGCGGCGGCCAGTTCCTGACGCGCCTCGTTGAACAGACCCGCGCGGCCGTAGAGGCTGGCGGACTGGGAGTGGCAGAGCGCGGATAGCTCGGGCACTCCGCTCTGCGTGGCGGCAGTGATCGCTCGATCCATCGTGGCCAGCGACACCTCGAGTCCATCCTGCTCGAAGTCGACCAGACCCAGGGTCATGAGGATCCGGCAGGTCAGCTCGAGCCCAGCAGCACTCCGCGGAGCACCGTCGAGCAGCGCCAGCGCCGCATCCAAGGCCTCGCGGGCTCGGTCCGGCTGGCCGAGGCTCCGGGACCTCGTCCCGTCGGTGTGCAGCCGACGTACCTGCTCCAGAACCGTGTCCGTGATGGCCTCGTCGCCGTCGGGGCCCGCGTGTGGCCGACGCACCGGAGCCCATGGGAGTTACAGCTCGATCGTAGGGGTGATGACCGGTCGATCGTCAGATCGCTCGGGATTCGGCCAGATCACAACGTGCGCGGGGCCGTGCGGGACAGCCTCGAAGACGAACCGGCCATGCTCATCGGCGACGGTCTCGTAGACGGTGTTGGCGACCTGGAGTTCGATGCGTGCTCCGCCGCGCGTCACCCAGCCGTCGACCGACACCTCATCGGATGTGCTGTCGGCCAGCGAGATCATGACGCTCAGCGACCCACTGGTGAAGGTGATGGTCTGCGCCAGCTCGGCCCCCTGGAGATCGGGCTGGGACGCACGCGCAGCCGCGAGGGGGACCTCCGTCAGCTCGGCGACCTCGGCGTGCAGGGCCTGGACGGTCAGCGCGAACTTCAAGCGGTCACCCAACTCTGGCGGAACGGGGTCCACCCGCTGGTACAGGGACCTGACCTCACCAAGGATCTGGTCGTCGATCTCGTCTAGTGCATCACGCATGGTGTCCGCCCCAGTGGGTGTCGTCGGTCAGTGCTCGTCGAAGCTGTTGCAGACAGCGGCCACGCGTCGGCCCGATGCTGCCGATCGGCATGTCGAGGGCTTCGGCAATGCCCGCATAGTCCGGCCGTTCCGCGAAGGCGATCACGCGCAGGAGGTGCGCACATCGCTCGGACAGTGCTGAGATGTGCCGCCAGAGGATCTCCTGCTGTTCGCTCAACAGGCTGACCGCTTCGGGCGTCGGTGTGTCGCTCTCGGGTTCAGGCGCATGGTCGAGGTCGATCGTCTGCTTACCGCGCTTGCGAGCAGCGCTCCACGCCTCCCGCTTGACGGTGGTCATCAACCAGGCCAACACGCGGCGGCTGTCCTCGATGCGATCCGCATGGTCCACCAGGCGGAGCCACGCCGTCTGGATGACGTCCTCGGCCAACTCCTGACTCAGGCCCTGCGACCGCGCGGTGTGCCACAGGATCGGTGCGAGGAGGTCCACCAACTCACCCATGCGGCCGCGGTCGCCAGACCGATAGGCATCGAAGGCGGTCGCGGCACGGTCGATGAGTCCCGAGGTCGAGGGCGATGCGGCGTTGGTGTCGGTCTCCGTCATCTTGGATCCGCCTCATCGAGCACCGAGGTCACAGCGGTGACGGCGCGCTTGCGCATCGCGTCGATGCCGATGTCGTCCAGCCCGCCCTGGCGCACCAGGTCGGCAGCCAACTCCGCAGCCAGGATAGGACCGGCGAAGGACGTGCCGCTCCACACGGCGAACCCACCGGCGTAGTCGTCCATGTCGATCGAGCCACGAGCACCTGTGGGGCCCAGGGTGAGGTAGATCTCCTGCTGCGCGGCATCGAAGTTGGTTGGGAAGGTGCTCACGACGGCGGCACCGGGCCGGTACGCGGTCACCCACTCGCCGTCATTGGAGAACGACGCAACGGACTCACCGCCCGGGTTGAGCGCAGCCACACTGACCAGGCCGGCCGTGCCGTCTGCGGGCGGGGCGGCGAGGCCGGCAGGGAGCAGGGGCTCGGTCGTGGAGTCGTTGCCGGCGGCGGCGACGACGAGGACGCCGGCGTCGGCGTAGGCGGCCATCAGGTTGGCGACGTCGGTGGTGACGGCGTCATCTGCCGAAGTCTCGTGGTAGTAGCCGAGCGACAGTGACAGGACATCGATCACCAGATCCGTGTCCCCGGTCACCAATCCGGTCTGGTGCCGCAGCAGCAGGGCCTCGAGCGCGTTGAGCAGCGTGCTCTCGCTGACCGCGCCATCGAGGTCCATCACGCCGACGGGGATGATGTTTGCTGACGGGCACCCCTGTCGAATGAGACCCGCGATGAATGTGCCGTGTCCGGCCTGAGGCCCCAGGACGCGGTCGAGGGCGTCGACGACTCCGGTCCCCTGATCGGTCTCGTCTCCGCCGATCGGGATGCCGGCCCACGCGGGGACTCGGGTCACCTGTGTCCCAGGGAACCAGGGATGGGTTCCGAGCCCGGTGTCCGGCACCACGACAACCGGTTGGCGTCCCGAGGGGGACGCCGCGGAGCTGGCCGGGTTGGGGGCCTGTAGGTGGACCGGTGAACGTCCGCCGAACCCGGGTTGGCCGTAGCTCGTGGCGGGCCCGGCGTGGCCGCCCCAGAACGGGTGACCACCCCAGAACGGATGGCCACCCCAGAATGGATGGCCACCCCAGAACGGCACGCCACCGATCTCGCAGGCGAGCATGAGGTGGTCCAGACCGATCGAGACGTCGGCGTTTGGCCGGGCCGCGCGGATCTCCTGCAGCGCCGTCCAGGCGTCGACCGGGGGCTGGGGCCCCTCACCCGTCGGTCGCAGCGTGACTCGGGTGGTCCACAACCGCTCGGCGGACGCGAGGACCTCGTCAGGCAGACCGGCCTCGCGGACGGCCAGTCCAGCTTCGGCGTCCCGCCGGGTGATGATGGCCAGGACACCGATCCGCTTGAGGATCTCGTTCAACTCTCCAAGGCGCTCCCGGACGTCGTCCGGCAGACCCCGGACCAAGAGCGCCTCCGGGTCGTAGACCGTCG
The sequence above is a segment of the Euzebya tangerina genome. Coding sequences within it:
- a CDS encoding WS/DGAT/MGAT family O-acyltransferase, whose amino-acid sequence is MRQLSGLDALFLNLEQPNTPLHVASIIVVDPSTAPGGFGYEQVLDTYRNRLHKLPPFRWRLVETPFGLDHPYWIDDPNFDLEYHVRRIAVPPPGDPHTLSEIISRIHARPLDRARPLWETYVIEGMADDTVVIYSKNHHAAIDGVSGADILGVLLDLEPKAPVPGHKEPMDAEPEPSEAQMLVRSAKGLVKQPLRLGRMAARSAGALPLLGRMAERAAPPALKSRLGEGLLGKPRLQAPPSPFNGEISPHRRFAYGAMPLKDLKRIKDAYGCKLNDVVMALTGGALRRYLARTGDLGEQPLQAMVPISVRTDDQKGAGGNAVNAMIATLPTHLDSAQERLANAATSMDIAKTGNAVPATVLRDFTQFATPALAATAARTVARLRWADRVSTPFNVVVSNVPGPPVPLYLAGAQMQGIYPVSAIYDGLGLNVTVFSYRDEMQFGIVADREMVDDIWGMMQDFHDEMAELTQLAETG
- a CDS encoding CHAT domain-containing protein, encoding MRRPHAGPDGDEAITDTVLEQVRRLHTDGTRSRSLGQPDRAREALDAALALLDGAPRSAAGLELTCRILMTLGLVDFEQDGLEVSLATMDRAITAATQSGVPELSALCHSQSASLYGRAGLFNEARQELAAASPHLGALQPRDRCELLLTRGSLATFLAEYDEAARDFELAERIAESNDLPAPRFMARHNRGYVAFVTGDVPTALTLMRSADAMDVDVSRSVPRLDHGRALLAAGLLDEARAVLAAGLAVSLEDGQHQVSAELEMEAARANLLLGRLGDAAELARSAQSRLADRGTTVWAGRCELLLWQILAEGVEPAATAHRIALARSAEQLAGSEAAELDPGLFRDAHLLAARLLIGTGTDGGTTEVTTTTRDALEERAARHLAEATARPTAAGISPLGARLDRAYVTASVAHAGGDLDRALQALRAAADDLAGDQILGGSLDLRTAVSLHATRLADLDLTLARQASPAAVFDAAERWRAASLRVPGVRPANDPELAEALARLRGLEAAVRDGRAGTDDLADARHEVQQIARGITLATPGDQHQPVGLDQTHEALRAGGAGLIQLIDHRGEVLALTLSADGVGLTSAGTAEQISRLARRVRADLAMVAGRELGVMTAAVQGSLRAGLDELDRRLIRPLKMGTERLVLVTSASTRALPWAMLPSLQGAPITVAQSATQWTRGARTSPTGAGGRTTPRVVSVAGPGLAHAAGEAEAVAAAWGNAERTLTGDRATTDAVTRALNDADLVHLAAHGTHERQNPMFARLRLHDGSVYVHDLEARGVTASHVVLSACDVGASTTRPGEEVLGLTAGLLALGTTTVVAAVCRIPDDVAAEAMTTYHHHLAAGAPADVSLATATSTGPELAGAFAVYGSVWQQGDRPQPPAHSRP
- a CDS encoding carboxypeptidase regulatory-like domain-containing protein, whose product is MRDALDEIDDQILGEVRSLYQRVDPVPPELGDRLKFALTVQALHAEVAELTEVPLAAARASQPDLQGAELAQTITFTSGSLSVMISLADSTSDEVSVDGWVTRGGARIELQVANTVYETVADEHGRFVFEAVPHGPAHVVIWPNPERSDDRPVITPTIEL
- a CDS encoding RNA polymerase sigma factor, which gives rise to MTETDTNAASPSTSGLIDRAATAFDAYRSGDRGRMGELVDLLAPILWHTARSQGLSQELAEDVIQTAWLRLVDHADRIEDSRRVLAWLMTTVKREAWSAARKRGKQTIDLDHAPEPESDTPTPEAVSLLSEQQEILWRHISALSERCAHLLRVIAFAERPDYAGIAEALDMPIGSIGPTRGRCLQQLRRALTDDTHWGGHHA
- a CDS encoding S8 family serine peptidase, whose translation is MPADQPGRLRPRPQIARVERKGDGPDWRVLDPDTAVRRPDQAAPGPTVYDPEALLVRGLPDDVRERLGELNEILKRIGVLAIITRRDAEAGLAVREAGLPDEVLASAERLWTTRVTLRPTGEGPQPPVDAWTALQEIRAARPNADVSIGLDHLMLACEIGGVPFWGGHPFWGGHPFWGGHPFWGGHAGPATSYGQPGFGGRSPVHLQAPNPASSAASPSGRQPVVVVPDTGLGTHPWFPGTQVTRVPAWAGIPIGGDETDQGTGVVDALDRVLGPQAGHGTFIAGLIRQGCPSANIIPVGVMDLDGAVSESTLLNALEALLLRHQTGLVTGDTDLVIDVLSLSLGYYHETSADDAVTTDVANLMAAYADAGVLVVAAAGNDSTTEPLLPAGLAAPPADGTAGLVSVAALNPGGESVASFSNDGEWVTAYRPGAAVVSTFPTNFDAAQQEIYLTLGPTGARGSIDMDDYAGGFAVWSGTSFAGPILAAELAADLVRQGGLDDIGIDAMRKRAVTAVTSVLDEADPR